The sequence ATCGTGAGCGATTACGTCGCGCGCACCTACGGCCGCGTTGCGGTCCAGAATTAATTCGTCCACCGTATTTCAGATGACAGAACAAAAGCGAAAGCTCGAGAAGCTCGCGGGCGTGAAGGGCATGAACGACATCCTCCCGCAGGATGCCGGCTTGTGGGAATTCTTCGAGGCGACCGTGAAGTCGCTGTTGCGCGCGTACGGCTATCAGAACATCCGTACGCCGATCGTCGAGCATACGCAGCTCTTCACGCGCGGCATCGGCGAAGTGACCGATATCGTCGAGAAGGAGATGTACAGCTTCGTCGACGCGCTCAACGGCGAGAACCTGACGCTGCGCCCCGAGAACACCGCGGCCGTCGTGCGCGCGGCCATCGAGCACAACATGCTGTACGACGGGCCGAAGCGCCTGTGGTACGTCGGCCCGATGTTCCGCCACGAGCGTCCGCAGCGCGGCCGCTATCGCCAGTTCCACCAGGTCGGCGTCGAGGCGCTCGGCTTCGCGGGGCCGGACGCCGACGCGGAAATCATCATGATGTGCCAGCGCCTGTGGGACGATCTCGGCCTCACCGGCATCAAGCTCGAGATCAACTCGCTCGGCCTTGCGCAGGAGCGCGCGGCGCACCGCGTCGAACTCGTCAAGTATCTCGAGCAGCACGTCGAGAAGCTCGATGACGACGCCCAGCGTCGCCTGTACACGAATCCGCTGCGCGTGCTCGACACGAAGAATCCCGCGCTGCAGGAGATCGTGCAGAATGCGCCGAAGCTGATCGACTTCCTCGGCGACGCGTCGCGTGCGCACTTCGAAGGCCTGCAGCGCCTGCTGAAGGCGAACAACCTGCCGTTTACGATCAACCCGCGGCTCGTGCGCGGGCTCGATTACTACAATCTGACCGTATTCGAGTGGGTGACCGACAAGCTCGGCGCGCAAGGCACGGTCGCCGCGGGCGGCCGCTACGATCCGCTGATCGAGCAACTGGGCGGCAAGCCGACCGCCGCGTGCGGCTGGGCGATGGGCGTCGAGCGCATTCTCGAGCTGCTGAAGGAAGAGAACCTCGTGCCGGAGCAGGAAGGCGTCGACGTGTACGTCGTCCATCAGGGCGACGCGGCGCGCGAGCAAGCGTTCGTCGTCGCGGAGCGTCTGCGCGACACGGGCCTCGACGTGATTTTCCACTGCAGCGCGGACGGCGCGGGCGCGAGCTTCAAGTCGCAGATGAAGCGTGCCGACGCGAGCGGCGCGGCGTTCGCGGTGATCTTCGGCGACGACGAGATGGCAAACGGCACGGCGAGCGTGAAGCCGCTGCGCGGCGCGGGCGACGACGGCGAAAAGAACGTTCAGCAGTCCGTGCCGGTCGAAAGCTTGACCGATTTTCTAATCAATGCGATGGTTGCAACCGCCGAAGACGGCGACGACTGATCGCGGCGCATCCGCTCGACAAAGAAGCGTGTACAGGAAGGAATCGCTAGGCGATGAGTTATCACGACGAACAAGAATCGATTGAAAGCCTGAAGGCGTGGTGGGCCCGGTGGGGCAATCTGACGACCTGGATCGCGATCGCCGTCCTCGCCGCCGCGGCCGCCTGGAACGGCTGGAACTACTGGCAGCGCCGCCAGGCCGCGCAAGCGGCCGTGCTCTACGAGCAGGTGCAGCAGGCCGTCCAGTCGAACGACAAGGCGAAAGTGTCGCGCGTCGCGTCGGACATGGAGGACAAGTTCGGCGGCACCGCCTATG comes from Burkholderia savannae and encodes:
- the hisS gene encoding histidine--tRNA ligase, yielding MTEQKRKLEKLAGVKGMNDILPQDAGLWEFFEATVKSLLRAYGYQNIRTPIVEHTQLFTRGIGEVTDIVEKEMYSFVDALNGENLTLRPENTAAVVRAAIEHNMLYDGPKRLWYVGPMFRHERPQRGRYRQFHQVGVEALGFAGPDADAEIIMMCQRLWDDLGLTGIKLEINSLGLAQERAAHRVELVKYLEQHVEKLDDDAQRRLYTNPLRVLDTKNPALQEIVQNAPKLIDFLGDASRAHFEGLQRLLKANNLPFTINPRLVRGLDYYNLTVFEWVTDKLGAQGTVAAGGRYDPLIEQLGGKPTAACGWAMGVERILELLKEENLVPEQEGVDVYVVHQGDAAREQAFVVAERLRDTGLDVIFHCSADGAGASFKSQMKRADASGAAFAVIFGDDEMANGTASVKPLRGAGDDGEKNVQQSVPVESLTDFLINAMVATAEDGDD